The genomic window CGACGCAGACACCCATGTTGGGCGGGTTTCCGAAGTACTGCAGAAGCGTTGCCGTCACCCCGATGACGGCCCCGACGGCGATGATTCCCGCGCGGGATGCAAACGGGTTACCCATGCGGAGGGCCTCCCTCACGTCTATTGGGTTAGAAAGCGCATTACCATTACCTCTCTTTTATGAATAATTCCAATTCCAATTATTCATAATTGCACCTTGATTATCGAAAAGAGTCATGGTAGGGACAGGCCATGCAGGCCGAGATGAGAAACGTCAGCATGCAGCAGCTCGACGCGTTGGTGCACCTCGTCGAGGAGCGCAGCTTCAGCCGGGCGGCCAGGAGGATGTACCTCTCCCAGCCGTCGCTCACGAAGCACATCCGCAACCTGGAGGACGCCCTGGGGGCGAAGGTGGTCAACCGAGCCAGCCGGGCCTTCACGCTGACGCCCGAGGGGCGCGTCGTCTACGATTACGCACGCCGGATTTTAAAGCTGCGCGAGGAGGCCGTGGACCGGGTGATGCGGGTGCGCGCCGCCGAGGAGGGGGACATCCGGATCGCCGCCAGCACCATCCCGGCCACCTACATCCTGCCCTACGCATTGGGGGGGTTCCGCACAAGGTACCCCGGCATCCGGGCGGCCGTGCGGGCCGCCGACAGCAACGACGTCATCGAGGCGGTCCTGGCAAACGGGGCCGAGATCGGCTTCATCGGCAAGGAATCGGCCAACGCGAAGCTGGCGGCCGAGCCGCTCTGGCGCGACCGGATGGTGCTCGCCGTCCCCGCGTCCCATCCCTGGGCGAAGCGGAAATCCATCCGCCTCCGCGAGCTCGAGAAGGAGCCCTTCGTGATCCGCGAGCGGGGCTCGGGCACCCGAGAAACCTTCGAGCGGTGCCTCGCCGAGGCGGGCAAAACGGACCTGTCCCGCTTTTCCGTCGCCGCCGAGATGGGAAGCTCCGAGGCCGTCAAGGAGGCCGTGATTGCCGGCGTCGGCATCTCCGTGATTTCCTTCTATGCCATCCGCAGGGAGGTCGCCGCGGGTGTCCTCGCCGCGCTTGCGATCGAAGGCTGTCCCGTCGAGCGGTTTTTCCACGTCATTCACCGCAGGCACTTCGACCTGATGGCGCACCACCGGATCTTTCTCGACTTCATCCGGGCCTACCGCCCGGAACCGCCCGCAAAGAGGTAAACGCATGACGAAAATCCGCTACTACAGCACGAACCGCCGCCTCGAGGGGGTGCCCGGCCTCACGCCGTTCAAGGGGCTGGTCTCGTTCCGCGAGGCCCTGATCCAGGGGCAGGCGCCCGACGAGGGTCTCTTCATGCCCGACCCCATCCCGGCGCTCGACGTCCGGGACATCCTGGCGCGCAAGGGCAAGCCCTACGTGGAAACGGCCTTTCTCGTGGCCGAGGCCTTCCTGAGGGACGAGCTGCCGAGGGAGGTGATCCGGCAGGTCGTGGAGGATTCCTATACCTTCGACGTCCCCCTCGAGCCGGTCCACGGCCGCGTCACCATCATGCGCCTCGACCGGGGCCCGACGGCCTCCTTCAAGGACTTCGCCGCCCGCATGATGGCGAGGCTCATGAGCCGCCTGCGTGACCGCGGCAACAGGCTCAACGTGCTCGTCGCCACCTCGGGCGACACGGGCAGCGCCGTGGGCGAGGCCTTCAGGGGCGTCGAGGGGATCGGTGTCTACATCCTCTACCCGCGCAACGAGGTGAGCGGGATGCAGAAAAAGCAGCTCGACACGATCGGGGAGAACGTCCTCGCCCTCTCGGTGGACGGCAAGTTCGACGACTGCCAGAACCTCGTCAAGCAGGCCTTCTCCGACCCGGGGCTCGCGCACCTGAACCTGACCTCGGCCAACTCCATCAACTTCGGCCGGATCCTGCCGCAGAGCATCTACTACGTCCACGCCTACGCCCAGCTGGCGGACCCGGGCGAGGAGATCGTCTTTTCCGTCCCCTCCGGGAACTTCGGCAACGCCCTGGGCTGCGAGTACGCCCGGCGCATGGGGCTTCCCGTGCGGATGCTCGTCATGCCCACCAACGAGAACGACGAGTTCCCCAACTACCTCCGGACGGGGGTATACCAGAAGGTCTCGCCCTCCCGGGCCTGCCTCTCCAACGCGATGAATGTGGGGCACCCGAGCAACCTCGCCCGGTTCTTCGAGCTCTACGGGGGCACGGTGGACCGCACGGGCGTCGTGCACGTCTACCCCGATCTGGCGGAGATGCGCCGGCGCATCTTCTCCGTGAGCGTCTCCGACGGGGAGACGAAAGAGACCATCCGGCGCGTCTGGGAGCGGCACCGCGTCCTGCTGGAGCCCCACGGGGCCGTGGGATGGAGGGGCCTGGAGCTGTACCTCGAGGCCTGCGGCGGGCCCGTCGCCGAGCCCTGCGTCTGCCTCGAGACGGCACACCCCGCAAAGTTCCCCGGCGAGATTATCGAACTGCTCGGCATCACCCCCGAGGTGCCGCAGAGCATGAGGGACCTCGAGAAACGAACGGGGGAGCCCGTCGAGCTGCCCGCCGACTACGGTACGCTGCGCGCCTTCCTGCTCGACACCCTGAAGGGGAGAGACTGAGAATGTCTGCAGGAAGGAAAACAGGCGATGGCTTGAAAAGGATAGAGGAGCGTGCCTGCGGTTCGGCCGGATCAAGCCTGCGGAGATTGTTAGACAACATCTTCATTGGCCATTGCTTGACAAATATTTCAAACCATGATTAACAGTCCCATCGGAAGATCCGACGATGAAGCGACTGAGAAAACACCCTCATTTTCTGCTGTTCATTGCCCTAACGCTGCCGGTGGGCTTGGCGTTTCTCCACTACGATCTCCTGACGGATCGTGATCTCGTCCTCCACAGGCAGATTTCGACGGCGGATAAATCCAATTCGCCGAATCTCCAGAGGGCGGAACTCAGGACCTCGGTCGCAGTCGTTCTTTCAGTTCAGCCCCTGTACATCGCCCGCGGTGTCAATCCCTTCTTTTCAAACGATCTGAACCCTGCAGTGCCCAGCCAAAGCTACTCCATCCTTCGCTGTTAGAATTCCAGTCTTTTCCCGAACATTCATCTTGACCCCTAACCCGAAACTCTCAGAGCCTTTCAAGGATGGAGGAGTGCATGAGTGCACTGTATTTGATGCTCATCGCGATACTCGTGTTTGTGCTTGCCTATCGGTACTACGCTGCGTTCATCGGCGCCAAGGTCTTGATGCTCGACGATCGGAACGTGACCCCGTCTGTATCCTGCAACGACGGGCGGGACTACGTCCCGACCAACAAGTGGGTCGTCTTCGGCCACCACTTCGCGGCCATCGCGGGCGCGGGGCCTCTCATCGGACCCACCCTGGCAGCCCAGTACGGCTGGGGGCCCGGCTTCTTCTGGATCCTGCTGGGCTCGGTCTTCGCCGGCTGCGTCCACGACATGATCATTCTGTTCGCTTCGGTTCGTCACAAGGGTCAGTCCCTGGCGGTCATCGCCAGGAAGGACGTCGGCAAGATCACCGGCCTGACGACCGCTTTCGTCATCCTCTTCATCATCATCGTCGCCCTGGCAGGCCTGGCCGTGGCAGTCGTCAATGCCCTCTACAACAATCCCTGGGGCGTCTTCACGATCGCCATGACGATTCCCATCGCCATGGTCGTCGGCGTTTACATGTTCAAGATCCGACCCGGTGCCATTCTGTCGGGTTCGTTGGTTGGCGTTATCGCCGTTTGCGCCGCCGTCTTCCTCGGTGCGCCGGTGGCTGAATCCGGCGTCGCCGGATGGTTTACCTTCGACAAGAAGACCCTCTCGGTGCTCCTGCCCCTCTATGGATTCTGCGCGGCGGCCCTGCCCGTGTGGCTGCTCCTGGCGCCTCGCGACTACCTCAGCACGTACATGAAGATCGGCGTCGTCGTGGCCCTGGCCATCGGGCTTTTTTTCGTCAACCCAGCGGTGCAGATGCCCTTCACGACCCCGTTTATCGACGGCGGGGGACCCATCATCCCCGGTCCGGTCTGGCCCTATGTGTTCATCACCATCGCCTGCGGCGCGATCTCCGGGTTCCACGCCCTCATCGGTTCGGGCACGACACCGAAGCTGCTCGAGAAGGAAAGCCAGATCCCCATGGTCGGGTACGGCGCCATGCTGACCGAAGGCTTCGTCGCCCTGATGGCCCTGCTGGCCGCGGTGACGCTCGTCCCCAACGACTACTTCGCGATCAACACGGCGGCGCCGGTTTTCGCGAAGCTCAACATGCCCGTCGTCGATCTGCCCGAACTCAGCAAACTGGTCGGTCTCGACGTCTCCCATCGGCCGGGCGGCGCGATTTCGCTGGCCGTCGGCATGGCCCACGTGTTCGCCAGCATCGGCGAGGGGCT from Syntrophaceae bacterium includes these protein-coding regions:
- a CDS encoding LysR family transcriptional regulator codes for the protein MRNVSMQQLDALVHLVEERSFSRAARRMYLSQPSLTKHIRNLEDALGAKVVNRASRAFTLTPEGRVVYDYARRILKLREEAVDRVMRVRAAEEGDIRIAASTIPATYILPYALGGFRTRYPGIRAAVRAADSNDVIEAVLANGAEIGFIGKESANAKLAAEPLWRDRMVLAVPASHPWAKRKSIRLRELEKEPFVIRERGSGTRETFERCLAEAGKTDLSRFSVAAEMGSSEAVKEAVIAGVGISVISFYAIRREVAAGVLAALAIEGCPVERFFHVIHRRHFDLMAHHRIFLDFIRAYRPEPPAKR
- the thrC gene encoding threonine synthase, which gives rise to MTKIRYYSTNRRLEGVPGLTPFKGLVSFREALIQGQAPDEGLFMPDPIPALDVRDILARKGKPYVETAFLVAEAFLRDELPREVIRQVVEDSYTFDVPLEPVHGRVTIMRLDRGPTASFKDFAARMMARLMSRLRDRGNRLNVLVATSGDTGSAVGEAFRGVEGIGVYILYPRNEVSGMQKKQLDTIGENVLALSVDGKFDDCQNLVKQAFSDPGLAHLNLTSANSINFGRILPQSIYYVHAYAQLADPGEEIVFSVPSGNFGNALGCEYARRMGLPVRMLVMPTNENDEFPNYLRTGVYQKVSPSRACLSNAMNVGHPSNLARFFELYGGTVDRTGVVHVYPDLAEMRRRIFSVSVSDGETKETIRRVWERHRVLLEPHGAVGWRGLELYLEACGGPVAEPCVCLETAHPAKFPGEIIELLGITPEVPQSMRDLEKRTGEPVELPADYGTLRAFLLDTLKGRD
- a CDS encoding carbon starvation protein A, producing the protein MSALYLMLIAILVFVLAYRYYAAFIGAKVLMLDDRNVTPSVSCNDGRDYVPTNKWVVFGHHFAAIAGAGPLIGPTLAAQYGWGPGFFWILLGSVFAGCVHDMIILFASVRHKGQSLAVIARKDVGKITGLTTAFVILFIIIVALAGLAVAVVNALYNNPWGVFTIAMTIPIAMVVGVYMFKIRPGAILSGSLVGVIAVCAAVFLGAPVAESGVAGWFTFDKKTLSVLLPLYGFCAAALPVWLLLAPRDYLSTYMKIGVVVALAIGLFFVNPAVQMPFTTPFIDGGGPIIPGPVWPYVFITIACGAISGFHALIGSGTTPKLLEKESQIPMVGYGAMLTEGFVALMALLAAVTLVPNDYFAINTAAPVFAKLNMPVVDLPELSKLVGLDVSHRPGGAISLAVGMAHVFASIGEGLRHTMKYWFQFIIMFEALFILTTIDAGTRVARYLLQDLIGYAWEPIKRTDWMPGVIVTSAAVSFAWGHILYTGDISTIWPMFGVTNQTLAGLALAIGTTIILRISERKVYALVTAVPCAFVSMTTFVAGIMNVQTYMARNMLLNAVLSIVILVLVTVIIVDNVRIWLELLRTEKPLGMNDGREFVYCPIVPADRPPDDKPLA